cggcaaccttccaattacaaggcgaactcccaactcttgagccacaatcgcccacttataataataataatctcaaAATGGCAAGATACaatgactggactgaaaattaaTGAAAAGGTGGTCAATGTCCaaggaaaaacaaacctttaaaaaagCTTCAGCTATTGCTCAAgatcactttaaaaaattacttgCTCCATGCAagcaaaatagaaagaaatgaggagtggctCAAGACACTGTAAAATACCTGTGTTGTATATAAGTACAAACTAggatataatatattattttaaaaatacagtatagaaattatctatgtACTGAATAGGATCATATAATTttcttatatactgtatactaCTGTGTACTATAATACAGTATAGAAATTTCTTCATTTGCTTTATCATACTCCTCTCTCCACTCTTGCCACCCCACTTAAGCTCCGCCTCTTCTCAAGTCCTATTGGTTAGCCATTGTGAAAGCCCATCCTGGTTCGATGCACCAAACCAATGAAACCCCTTAATGTCAAATGGAGCCTTTTAAAATCTCCGCCCATATTTAACCACTCGCAAGGAACACTGGGACATTTAGTTCGACTGCGGTGTAATAAAACAGACAGCAGCGTGATAGCAAACTACAGTCTGATATCCTGGTTTTAGGAGACGTTCACAGACTCCAGTTTGACAAGACTGAGAAAGTGAAGACCGGCATTTTATACTGTATTACATCGTGCAGTCTGGGATTACAGGGCGGCGTTATTATGGTGAGTAAAGGCATTTGTATGAATAAGAAACATTTTCATTCGTTATGTTATAACTAGCCTAGAAGGCAGAGTGAATGAAGGAAAACGATGTAAGCTAAAGTCAGCAAACGCTTCTTTTCATGATAACGGAACTAGCTAGCTAATAATAGTTTCTCTTTAGCTTAATCCACTCTGCCGGATAGACCATTGCCTAGTAGTGTTAAAGTAACCTGGTAGTGTTACAGTCACCTGGTTGATCCTCATCTGGAGCAACCATGTGATTTACCTTTACCTATAGAAACGTTTGTTACTGGTCGGCACAATTGCACGGTTGAAGGGTAATGAGACGCTTGCTGAGCTGGGTCTCCAGTGCCCATAAAATTATCCGGACCGTTTGGCTGACCGTGTCCCCCCTCGGGCCAAGAAACACCTCTCACCTGCTGTGCATCTCGTCTTTGCAGGGAGACAGAGTTTGCAATGGGACGCACAACAAGAAGGCTCTGCTTTCAGACCCTCAGCTGTTTGAAGACCAGTTTGAGGAGCTCGTCACAGAGCTCACAGAGAGAGACTTTACAGATCCCGTGCTGGCAGACGCATTGAAAAGACTGAGAGAGGTAAGTATGTATGactggtctctttttttccatttagcaGAGGGGGACAATGATATGTAGATGTtcatatgtgtttttgtttgaggtTTTGGTATACAACACTCCTGGAGGAAAGAGGAACCGAGGCCTTTCTGTGATTGGCTCACTCAGGGAGCTTGTCCCGCCCTCCCAGCTTACCCAGGACACCGTGCAGCGGGCTCTGTTGGTCGGCTGGTGCATTGAACTGGTGAGGGTTTGGTATGGCGTGCTAAATTAAAAGTCTGACcgtatttcattaattttttacCCATTAAAAGTCAGTGTCGGTCACAGGTGATTTTAATTCTGTTCCAACCTAATTAAGCATTAAGATGTTAAGCTGCTTTAAAAGATTGCACTACATAGTTATGACCTCCTTTAAAGTCTGCAATCTTCAGTAGGGGCTTGGGACCACAATAAGCAGTACAAACAATATCATTACTACTTTAACCAGTAACTTTACACTATCCTCATCTGCAATCATGTTTAATCGTGATTTATCTTTAATCATTGTTGAGGCTGGATTTTACTAAATTGACAGGAAGGTAGCTGGAATATGCAGGTTGTGTGTCTTTAAAACTTTCTCTCACGAGCAGACTCttgactgtagcttttaacaCTTTGCACAAGTGCTACGTTTTCTAATTTAGGTGTTGCCGCTGTGTGTCTGATACTTGCAGCTTCAAGCGTTTTTCCTCGTGGCAGATGACATCATGGATGGATCTGTCACTCGGAGAGGGCAACCCTGCTGGTACAAGAAGGTGAGACTTAATATATTCTAGAAAAGGAGACTAGTATGAGTTTGTGCTGTGGTTATTTTCCCACTTCCCTCTGGTTACCTATATAAATCCTACCTAttggtttgcttgtttttgttttttttaggatgGTATAGGTCTGGATGCCATTAATGATTCCTTTCTGTTAGAGGGGTCAATCTACAGACTGCTTCGCAGATATTGCAGAGATCAGCCCTACTATATTCACCTCCTGGAGCTGTTCAACGAAGTGAGTCTTCTTGGCTGAAAGTGTGCTTGTGCATCTGGCAGCAAATTCATCACTTCGTTCGTAAAATGTATGCAGTAACGGCTCTTAAAAGCCAACTGAGAGACTGCTGAAGAGGTTATGACTGTGGTTACGCATGATTTCACTCAAATGTCCAGCTTGAGCAATATATTATTGCATAGTTAAATCCGGCTCAACACTTAGTCATCTTCAGCATTGTCCACTGTCCACAAACTACTCCtcagaaaatgcaaaacatcCTTCAATCCATTTTCTTTACCGCTTATCCCGTTCGTGGCAGTGGGGAGGTGGCTGGAGCCTTTCCCAGCTGCCATAGagggaagaggaaaaaatgtcCTTTACAACATTTTCCTCAAGCCAACACTGTCATCTTGctgatgtgtgttttgttcagcCAACCAATTTAATCAGcctgcatatttagattgtcaTACAAACTAACCACAAAATTTTCAACACAGTTTCCTAATTCTTTAATTAAAATCTCTCAAATTATTCATCAGCTGTCAAAACATTTGCTTATTAAGTGACCGAACAGTTATTTCAGAAACTCAAGTACTTGTGAGTTTTTACTTAccttgtgtgttttcttctttcttttcccctcaGGTCACTTTCCAGACAGAACTCGGTCAGGCTCTGGATCTCATGACTGCTCCACCCAGACAAATTGACCTCAACAGATTCACCATCGAAAGGTCAGAAGGGGAGAGAGTGTTGAAAGATGAGTGTTGTTTATTGCAATaagtatttatttctttttctttttttgtctttaaggtATAAAGCAATCGTAAAATACAAGACtgccttttattcattttacctCCCAGTGGCAGCTGCGATGTATATGGTGAGTGTGTCAACTTCATGTTGCATAAAAATGGAGGTAAAATAATACAGCTTTAAAACACTCTTtgtaccttttttcttttccaggcaGGAATCAACAGTGAAGAAGAGCACAGCAACGCCAAGCACATCTTACTTGAGATGGGGGAGTTCTTTCAAATACAAGTAGCTACTTTTCCTCATCATTGACCTTCATAGCATAATATTTCCCATTCGTTAGCTGCACGTGTTGCATAATACGCTGCTGACTATTCTGTTTTAATGACCATCTGATGTATTCTGTCACAGGATGATTACTTGGACTGTTACGGTGACCCTGCTGTGACAGGAAAGATTGGCACAGACATTCAGGACAACAAATG
The DNA window shown above is from Astatotilapia calliptera chromosome 11, fAstCal1.2, whole genome shotgun sequence and carries:
- the fdps gene encoding farnesyl pyrophosphate synthase isoform X2 — protein: MGDRVCNGTHNKKALLSDPQLFEDQFEELVTELTERDFTDPVLADALKRLREVLVYNTPGGKRNRGLSVIGSLRELVPPSQLTQDTVQRALLVGWCIELLQAFFLVADDIMDGSVTRRGQPCWYKKDGIGLDAINDSFLLEGSIYRLLRRYCRDQPYYIHLLELFNEVTFQTELGQALDLMTAPPRQIDLNRFTIERYKAIVKYKTAFYSFYLPVAAAMYMAGINSEEEHSNAKHILLEMGEFFQIQDDYLDCYGDPAVTGKIGTDIQDNKCSWLVVTALEIMTSKQREELEGCYGQHDEASVEKVKALYNSLQMPSLYQKYEEESYQRLQKLIASHAQNLPHSVFLNFAQKIYKRNK
- the fdps gene encoding farnesyl pyrophosphate synthase isoform X1, yielding MRRLLSWVSSAHKIIRTVWLTVSPLGPRNTSHLLCISSLQGDRVCNGTHNKKALLSDPQLFEDQFEELVTELTERDFTDPVLADALKRLREVLVYNTPGGKRNRGLSVIGSLRELVPPSQLTQDTVQRALLVGWCIELLQAFFLVADDIMDGSVTRRGQPCWYKKDGIGLDAINDSFLLEGSIYRLLRRYCRDQPYYIHLLELFNEVTFQTELGQALDLMTAPPRQIDLNRFTIERYKAIVKYKTAFYSFYLPVAAAMYMAGINSEEEHSNAKHILLEMGEFFQIQDDYLDCYGDPAVTGKIGTDIQDNKCSWLVVTALEIMTSKQREELEGCYGQHDEASVEKVKALYNSLQMPSLYQKYEEESYQRLQKLIASHAQNLPHSVFLNFAQKIYKRNK